The Cryptococcus tetragattii IND107 chromosome 4 map unlocalized Ctg04, whole genome shotgun sequence genome includes the window AATTCTGCAGAGCTGCTATTGGGCGAGGTGCTGCTATATGGCGCTGGTGTTCATACCGAAAGGCAAGTGCTATTTCTATTTCGCTGCTAGCAACACTAACCCCGGATAGGGCTTTCGGCTCGAGAAAATATGCCGTAAGCCCTGTTTCGAAGACAGAATCTCATGAGCTCTAACCTTATCTATCAGTCATTCATTCTCATATCCTCTGTCATTTCAACAATATTAGCGTGCGCCGTTATTGTTCTATTGCATCCATTTGGTATAAAATCGATCCCAGGAGGACCTTATGGGGTCATATTCAGCATGTGAGTTTGGCATCCTATTGAGCATATGCTTTGAAACTCAATCTCAATCATGATGAACGGAAGACTATGGCAGCGCTATCGCATGGTACCCCCGTTATATCAATTCAATCTCTTTGGTATTCACATATCGCAAAAATTCTTCCAATGGATTTTTGCCTTACATGTATGTACTGCCCTACTTTTCGCAAGTATCCAGTTTTAATTTATCTCTTAGCTTATGCTGTCCGtacctccttcctcaattCTCATCTCCCTGTGTGGTCTTTTATCAGGATATATTTATCGCACGGACATCATGTTCCCGATTCCCTCATTTTCGCCGCGTAGCCGCCGATTCTTCGTCCGCCAGCCTCTTAAGGCGTATCGCATCCCGTTATCCATCTACAATCTCTTTGGTCGCATCTTTGGTCCATTCGTTGGTGTCTCAGCACCGCCTAGGAGGTCAGATAGGGTGCTTCCTGGTCAGATAAACGAGCGACGGGGAGTTATTGCTGGATTACCAGCGGGAGTGGCTGCAGTAGGGGGCGGAGGTGCCGGAACAGAAGGGACACCAAGACCCAGTTTACGCAGTTTGCTCGCCGGCCGCATCACCGCTGAGTCTCGTACCCAGACTCCCGGACCTAATGCTATcaatggaggagaagaaggagatgatgaaggagaaggagaaccaGGAAGCACAAGAGCTGCTATGGGGGAATGGGTCAGTGGAATGACAGGAAGATCAGGTGCCAGGGCACCGACAGAAGACGAGATTGGGACCTTGAGCGCCATGTTCCCTAATCTGAGTAGGGAGACGATAGTAAGAGCTTTACAGAGGAAGTGAGTTGCAGGTGCTGTCTTCATGTTTTCAGGCGCTAACGATGGTCAAGTGATTACAATACCGCACAAGCTGTAGAGGCTTTGTTGCAGCAAAGTGAATAATTGTTTTCGATGAAGCGTCTACAGGCATGGATTTTTTTCCTGAGCATATGCAGTATTTGTGCATACTGGTGCAATAGACAGAGACATATTTAGTCAGCATTATGATTGTCGTGGTGATCGTAAAGCAGTGTTGTTGAGTGTCACTGATATCGTCAGCGATTAGCGCAATTGAGGTATGATAAATACTCACGACAGATGTCATGATAGCTTGCAAGACTGGGGAGAATGACGTTGAGCAGTTGCTACCAACAATGGTCGGTATTAATCCTCGTCCCCGATGCtggcatcttcttccccttcttcaattaATCCGCCATGTAGCTCGttaccttctccttcaaccctattctcttgctcttgctcctGCACTatttcctcctctacccCGCCTAATACCCCACCTAAGGTTTCTAATAGGCGATCAAGCTTTCCTTCAAGATCATCCGCCACTCCATCAGCTGCTTCCATCTGTGCTAATATTCCTCCCATCTGGAATTCATCCAGCCCTTCCAGCTCATCGGGTGataaggagagagaagataataaaggatgaagagaggcAAGGTCTTCTGTTGTCAAAGTGGATGCGTCTATCCCTTCTGGCAAGTTGGTGAGACTGAGCGGTTCGTTGGAATTGCTGGGTTCTTTGGGCGATGTACAATTAGGCTTTGAGGTGGATTCGGAGGGCTTGTCAGAGGCCTCCATCGCCTGGGCGACGAGTTCGAGGTCTGAGAGTTGGCGCATATCGGAAGtgttttccttcttggaGTATAGGGGATGGACAGTACGAGTAATATGTAAAACTGGATGATTTAGTACTACGATCGATCCATTTGGTGGATTGATTCCAGTGAGGTTACAAGGTAACAAGTTCAATATATCACTTGACTAGACaaaagtgatgatgtcatTACACACTTGTCGATATTACAAATGATTCTaataaagaaaagaggaataAGAGGGCCCGCTCGCTTTCATGCCAACATGTTCTCAACACCATACACAGCAACTACGCCTTTTTAATCTGTTCATATGATTTGCCCATTCTCATATATCCCTTAACGTACGTAGCCTGTCAGTCACCAACAACGAGAACATCAAAAATTTCCCTCATCATACCGAACAGCCTCGGAACTCGCAACAGTTGAGGCCTTTAACTAATGCATTACTCATATCTACAACCAAAGTAAAGATCTACTCCTCGtcctgttcctcttcctcttcttccgcatcGGCATCGAAAGTGTCATCAGGGACCTTGTACAACCTCACCAAGGGCTGTTCAACCATTCAATTAGCTACTAATATCATACAACGAGAAAGCCAAGAGAAACTTACGTTATTGGGGTCCTTGACAAGGACAAACTTGCCTTCAGGTTGCTTGAGCACAAGGTCGGCGATTGTTCGCACAATACCCCAACcgttggaaagagagacaTTCATCTGCCTAGCAAAGTCAACAGGCTTAAATGATTGCACGCCGACGATGGTGTGTCTTTGGGCATCTCTGGGGTTGGCTCGAGAAATGTaacccatcttcatctgctcAGCACCAGCCAAGATAGACTGGATAGCCCATCGAGCAAACTTGGCGCTgttgttcttcatctcgcTAGCAAGGATAGCACCCTTCTGAGTGTCGagattcttcctccagtCAAGGGGCTTGCCGGAACCACCCTGGACACGAGGGTCGTACTCATTAAGAGCCTTGACAGTAACGAGgacttccttcttgccaaggTAAGCGTCGGCTTCAGTTCGGACGACGACATCAaattgttcttcttcatcgataGCAAGGTCGAACTTCCTGTACTTGTAGAGAGTGGACGCAGGGGGTTCCGACTCGACTTCCGGAGAGTAGAAGGGGTTGGGGTTGGGAGTATAAGCCTTGGATTTGGAGTTGGCAGAGACTTGCGAAGAGAAGTTGTGAGAAATGTAAGTGGCTtcgagagagagggaacCGGCGGAGTTAATGTTGCTGGCGTCGTCAGAGTCAACTGGGGGGTCAGCAGCGTTCTCGTTGACGGTGATGTAGTCGAGAGGTCCAGACTCTCGTTTGTCGAAAAAGACTTGACCGTTTCGGTGTTCGAGGATGATATCCCATGAGTTTACGGATCGACCGGCACACATGAGGACAGCAAGGACAGAGTCGGTGGCAAAGATTTgagcctccttcttttcggCGTACTACGAGACAATTTTGTTAGACTGAATGCTTGGAGAGTGATGCAAAGACCAACCTGAGAAATGATGGGATCATCGCTTGTAGAGGGGTTGTACCTAACGCGATTGACAATCTCGAGAGGCTTCTCGTTCCTGGTGTTGATTCGATCAAAGGCCTTGTCGTATGCTTGGACGGTGCCGTATGAAGCACTATTCAGACATCAACCTCGATCGAACAGTCCTAACACCGATTTACGTACAGGTCTTCAGGGTCTTCAACAGTAAGGCTCAACTTGGACAGACGGTTAAAGTCAATCTCCTCAAGAACCTCCCACTCAGGACCGATAGTGACGGAAGAGTCCCTAGTTCGCTGAGGCTTGTTCCAGTCACCATATCCACCCCGAGCACCACCTCGGCCACCCCTTGTGCTGAATCCACCTCGTTGACCACCTCGTCCTCTGACGCCCCTGGCTGAAGCAACACCCCTAACACTCCTTCCCCTGATAGGGGCCTTGCCTCTAGCCCCAACCCTGACACCGCTGTCAACGAGCGAGAAgctcttctcgtccttATCGTGAACAAAGCCGAAAACAGTTCCTTCAGCAGCGCCATAGGCAGTTCGTCGGCCGCCGGCTTGAGTGGTACGGGAGGTACGGGTTCCAGCGGCAGCTTCGGCTTGAGGATCATGCCAGTCGGCGATTCGAGTGATTTTATCAGacttggagaagggagCGTAAGGAATGCTAAAACGGGATTAGTCTAGCTTTCGCGCACTAGGCGTACGCACTCCTTGAACTGAGCAGGCAGGGTACTGGTACTAGGACCCCATGAGCCATCGGCGTTATCGTGGATGGGAGGGAGGACGAAGTTGGTCATTTTGTCGGGGTATAGATGGTTTTTCTGGATCGGTAGAGCCTCGTAAAAACGGACAAAAGAGAAACTGGAAATGGTGAGCGGAAGCAAATGAGCCATGAGGTGGAATTAAAATTGCCGGATATTAGGAATATATTATAGAGGATTAAggagggatgaggaggatgatgataagAATGATTattaggaggaggaggattaggaggaggaggaggaggaggaggattaTTATTAGGAGATTATTAGGATTAGGAGGattaggaggaggaggaggaggaggaggaggaggaggaggaggattaggataggaggaggaggaggaggaggaggaggaggaggaggaggaggaggttcttcttcttcttcttcttcttcttcttaggAGGATCttaggaggaggaggattcttctttcttcttcttctcttcttagtcttcttcttcttcttctttcttcttattcttcttcttcttcttcttcttctcttcttcttcttcttcttcttcttcttcttcttcttcttcttcttttcttcttcttcttcttcttcttcttcttcttcttcttcttcttcttcttcttcttcttcttcttcttcttcttcttcttcttcttcttcttctcttcttcttcttcttcttcttcttcttcttcttcttcttcttcttcttcttcttcttcttcttcttcttcttcttcttctttcttcttcttcttcttcttcttcttcttcttcttcttcttcttcttcttctcttctcttcttcttcttcttcttcttcttcttcttcttcttcttcttcttcttcttcttctttcttcttcttcttcttcttcttcttcttcttcttcttcttcttcttcttcttcttctcttcttcttcttcttcttcttcttcttcttcttcttcttcttcttcttcttctcttcttcttcttattcttattcttattcttcttcttcttcttctcttcttcttattcttcttattcttcttcttttcttcttcttcttcttattctattattcttcttcttattatCTTCTTATTATTCTtcttatttattattattattattattatttattattctATTTCCTATTATTTTGTTATTATTAAGCAATTACCACCACCTTCGCCGAGTCCTCGATCGCCGCTCTTTGTTCTGCCATGTTTGTACCACCATGAGATCTACAGTAGTTTGCTGCCAAGTAAGTAACGCCTGGGCTCCAGGATAGTGTGACGAAGCCGCGGACATAGCCAGAGACAGTCTTACCCCGTATCACCTGAAATCCAACCAGTCGCGACTGACACGCGAATTCTTGATCGCGGCAccagcttccatctcgcTCAACATGCTCTGTGAGATCGGCGCAATCGCTGCTCGCAGCCCAAATTATTCCTCCAGCTACGAAGTTTGACCACATGCATTGTAATGCCTCCCTATCGGTGCTTTACTTCTCATGCGGCATTTCAATGCAAACCTTGCCAATATGACCCGCCTTCTCCATATACCTGTACGCCCCCAGCGCCCCATCAAAGGAGAACACCCTATCGATCGGAGGCGCAAGGTTCCGAACTACGACAAACCGCAGCAGGTCCTCCAGCATGCTCTTAGACCCTGCAGTGATGCCTCTGACTACCGCTCCCTTCGCTAGCGCTAGCATCGCTACGTCAGGCATCTTTTGCTGATCCGCCACGGCCAAAAACCCGATCACTGCGATCTTCCCGCCCATGGCCAGCGCGTCGAGACTCTCTGCGATGGTACCGGAGCCGCCGTTCTCGACGACAAAGTCGACACCGATGCCGCCGTTCAGCCTGATGGCCTCTTTGCCCCAGTTCGGGGTCTTCTTGTAGTTGATGACGTGGTCGGCACCGTAACGCTTTTGTGCGATTTCAAGCTTTTCGtccgaagaggaagtgacGATGACTTTACAGCCGGCCGCTTTGGCGAGAAGCGAGACAGACATAGAGACTCCGCCGGTACCTGGACAATCAGCACCATGCCAGAATAGCCCGTCTGGTCGACAATTGTGTAAGAAGTATCTCACCTTGCACCAGGACCGTATCTCCCGGCTTGGTAGGTTGAACACCGTACAAGGCATTCCAGGACGTCACCCCAGTGACGACGAGGGAAGCCAGCTCGGGGAATGACAAATCGGTAGGTGGCACCTTGATGACTGCGCTCTCCTGAACGACGGCATACTCTCTGAGAAACCCATCGACCGGTCCCCCAAATCCGTTGTTCCAGTCCCTTTGTGGTCCGTACAAATTCGTCGGATCAAAAGTAACAATCACTTTGTCGCCCACAGAGACACTTTTGACACCCGGACCCACCTCCGAGATGACCGCAGCGCAGTCAGACACGGGCACAACATCTTTCTGAACAGGGAAAGGGTATGTGCCGTTGGCGATTGCGAGGTCTCGGTAGTTCAGAGAGACCGCTTTGATTTGTAAGAGGACTTCATGCAGCCCGGGTGTGGGGATGTTTTCTTCGTATGGTTTGATGTCCTCGATGGAAGTTCGTGCGGTCACGCGGTAGACCTTCTGGGATTTGCTCATAGTGGTGTTTCAAGCTGATATGCTTATGATCGATTGATGTACAGTATCAAGGAATACGAGACAAAGGTTGCTGGCGGGAGGTCTTAGCCCAAGAATGCGAAGCATGGGCGCACCATCGACCCATTGCAGCCATTTATACTTCTCTGATGACCACGTCAAATCCACTTCCCACGCATGAAAAACCTCCACTTGCCACAGTTAGTCTTTATCAGCCTCCACTTGCAGCTTAGTTATCGCCTTAGCAATCAGTTCCTCTACCACGTCTTGTACGCTAGGACAAGGggctggggaagagggattACTCGTAGTGCTTAGTTGTAATAACTGTCTTAGAAATTGCTATGCATTTGTGATCTGCCAAAATACCGTTTTATCATGGTAAAAGCCGCGTTTTGGAAGCTGTACATGACATAAGAGGCCCCATATTGACTCCGTTTTATGGTACCTGGGAGGTACTTTTCACGACTGACAGGTAGGGgggtttttttttgtacGTGCAACTCTCAATTTACTTACGTAAATCATAGGCGCACGCTTCAGGTGTGCCCTTAAAGATCGCCGTGAACAACGAAACGAAGGACGGACTACTCGAGTACGGTTAGTTAGCGGGTTTTTTACTGACTGCCTTCATGAAGTCACCCAAagtgagaggaagaagagggtgtgCCGGAGGAGATGCAGGTTCGGAATTTCCAAATGGTAACTTAACATAGTTATAAGCTTATTATAAAAATTAGAGATCTTTGCTCAGAAATCGGGGGTTATGACCTTGCCTACTATCAAGTTTATATATAAAATATGGTATTTTGATCAAGCGGTGATACTAACATGGCCATTATCCTATTAAGGAGAAAGCCAGCAAGGGGAAAGGGACTAATGCACCGCAATGATGCCCACTACTTGGCAGGAGAGCTGCCGGTGATAGATGGACGCACTGGCCCTGTTTCATGCTCGGTGGCATAACCCATCAACACCCGCTCCCGAGATCCAGATCCACACAGAAGATCTTTCATCCACAAACGACCTATAAAGTATAGATAGGCCTCCCACTGCCCTGTTTATTCCGCCATTTTTACATGCCCAGTATGCTTCGTCTGACCAGGGACAACGCGAAGACATGCTTCAACATTTCCATCGTGCTCAACATGACCGCCCTCATagttctcttccttcctacaGAAAGGACCCGTAGACTCCTGGGAGACGAGGCTTGGGACAACCTTGCCAAGTTTGGGATAGCCAGGAGTCTGAAGGATCAGGCTTTCTCGAATGTCCCTGCGAGAGGTTGCAGTATGTGCGAAGTTGACCCTGTCCTTTGTGAAGAAATTGGGTAGGTGCTGCTGATGATCAAGAGACAATAACCAACCGGTAATAGGAGAGACAATCTCGAGCGATCACTGGCGTTTTCGGGCACCAATCGCCGATTGAGGCGAGTGCTAGCCAAGTTCAGACGAGGCGAGACCATTAATGTTGGTGCCATCGGTGGCTCTGGTGAGCGtgcttttcatcttcacaaATCAATAATTGAACGCTTGAGTAGTTACAGGAGGCTTCGGATTAAATAATTAGGATGAACCATACTGGCCTAACACACCTACTAACCTCCATCGTATTATATTCAACCATCTCACTAATCCTTATCCTGGCCCCAATGGAGTCAAAACAGGAGATAgcggaagggaagagggaaagcaTGGGTACATTAATGGTGGGCAAGGGGCGCTCGGTAAGATTCATTGATATCAAGTGGCATTCATTGCTGATCGTCTAATCATACAGGTACTGATTACTTTTCTTATTGCTGGGAGGAACATGTACCTGCCGATC containing:
- a CDS encoding eukaryotic translation initiation factor 3 subunit D, which encodes MTNFVLPPIHDNADGSWGPSTSTLPAQFKDIPYAPFSKSDKITRIADWHDPQAEAAAGTRTSRTTQAGGRRTAYGAAEGTVFGFVHDKDEKSFSLVDSGVRVGARGKAPIRGRSVRGVASARGVRGRGGQRGGFSTRGGRGGARGGYGDWNKPQRTRDSSVTIGPEWEVLEEIDFNRLSKLSLTVEDPEDLASYGTVQAYDKAFDRINTRNEKPLEIVNRVRYNPSTSDDPIISQYAEKKEAQIFATDSVLAVLMCAGRSVNSWDIILEHRNGQVFFDKRESGPLDYITVNENAADPPVDSDDASNINSAGSLSLEATYISHNFSSQVSANSKSKAYTPNPNPFYSPEVESEPPASTLYKYRKFDLAIDEEEQFDVVVRTEADAYLGKKEVLVTVKALNEYDPRVQGGSGKPLDWRKNLDTQKGAILASEMKNNSAKFARWAIQSILAGAEQMKMGYISRANPRDAQRHTIVGVQSFKPVDFARQMNVSLSNGWGIVRTIADLVLKQPEGKFVLVKDPNNPLVRLYKVPDDTFDADAEEEEEEQDEE